AAGGATCAACCTTTACATTTTGTACCTTGGTCATCTCGTTTACACCCCCGTCTTAATGATCAAATTACCGTAGACATCAACAGTCAGAGTTTGGCCCGGATACAGTACCGTTGAAGCAGAAGCTTCTTCCACAATGGCAGGCCCCTCAATGGTGACTTCCGCGGAAAGGTGTTCACGTGCATACACATTTGTATCAATCCAGCCATGCTCTTCAAACAGCACAGGCCGCACTTCTTTTAATGCAGCATCAGGTGAACCACCGACATTTTCTAATCTAGCCAGTTCAGGTTTCTTGACTTTGCCAAAAGCGGTTAAGTGTAAATTCACAATTTCAGTTGGTGCACCATCCAGTTTGAATGTATAGTTTTGTTCATGGAGTTGATGAAAACGCTGAATCACTTCGCTAATCGCATTTTCATCCAAAGCCCCGTTTGGCACCGGTACTTTCACCGTATGTTCTTGTCCCAAATAGCGCATATCAACAAAGCGTGAGAAAACCACTTTATTAGCTTCAATGCCCTCAGTGGCATATTGTTCGACAGCTTGATTTTCCAACGCTGAAAACTCATCATTTAACTCCTTAAGATTTATGTCATTTAAGCGGCGGATATAGGTCTTAATATAGTCATGACGCAGGTCGGTCATTAACATGCCCCATGCAGAGAATACTGAAGCAGCTACAGGTACAATAACTGTTTTAACACCCAATTCTTTGGCCAGAATGGCTGCATGCATTGGCCCGCCGCCCCCGAAAGCAACCAGTGCAAATTCACGGGGATCATAACCTTTTCTTACAGAGATTAACTTAAGGGCGTTAAGCATATTGGAGTTTGCAATACGGATAATCCCCAATGCCGCTTCTTCAACAGAGATGCCAAAATGTTGTGCCACTTGTTCATCAATGGCTCTTTTGACTGCATCCAGATTCACTTCATTGTCAAAGTTCTTGGCAGAAAGGCGACCTGTGATCAGGTTAGCGTCTGTTGTCGTGGGTTTGGTTCCTCCTCTGCCATAGGCGACCGGTCCTGGCAACGCTCCTGACGATTGAGGGCCTACTTTAAGCGATCCGGCATCATCAATCCAAGCGATGGAACCGCCACCATTCCCTATTTCAACAATGTCTACCACTGGAACCTTGATGGGATAACCTGCCGTACGATCAGTCTTTTCAATCTTATAATCGGTTGTAACCTTGACTTCTCCACCATCGATCAGGGAACATTTTGCTGTCGTTCCGCCTATATCAAAAGCAATAATATTTTTCTCCCCGATCATTTGTCCTAAGATAGCCGCACCAAATATACCGGCTACCGGCCCTGATTCAACCATGTTAATCGGCGTTTGTTTAGATTGTTCAAAGGTTGTTGTACCGGCATTTGACTGCATAATATATTTATTGCCTGCCGTTTTTCGTTCAGCAAGTTTAGATTCAAGGCGGTCAATATAAGAGGAGGCAATAGGCTTGACATATGAATTTAATACCGTTGTGCTGGTACGTTCATACTCTCTCCACTCTTTTGTCACTTCATGGGAAGCGGTTACCGCTACTTCCGGCCACAGCTCCTTGATGATCTCTACCGTTTGCTGTTCATGATCCGGATTGGCATAGGAATGCAAATATGAAACAGCAATCGCTTCTACCTCTTCCTTTTTGAAATAGTCAATAATGTCTTTCACTTGCCCTCTATTTAACGGAACCAATACTTCTCCTTTATAATTGAGTCTCTCCTCCACTTCTTGACGAAGATACCTTGGCACAAACGGCTTGGGTTTTTCATAACGCACGTTGAACAAGTCAGGACGATTCCCGCGTCCTATTTCAAGCACATCCCGAAATCCTTTAGTGGTGATTAACCCTGTCTTCACACCCTTGCGCTCAGTCAAAGCGTTAATAATCACCGTTGTCCCGTGTATAAAGGTCTCAATTTCATGGGGAGGTATTTGACTTTTTTCAATCACATCAAGTACACCTTGTTCAAAATTGGGCGGTGTCGTATGACTTTTGGCAACACCCACTTTGCCACTTTCATCGACGTACACAAGGTCTGTAAAGGTACCACCAATATCGGTTGCTACTCGCATAATGAACCACCTTTCCAACTAGAAATAGATTTATTTACCGATCAACTTTAGAAAATGACCGGTGTCAACACACAGAGCATGCTTGAAGACTGATTTACAGGATTGAGCACAAAATGAGGTAAGTTTGAAGGAAAATGAATGGATTCACCAGCTTTGACGATGTATTCCTTACCATCAATATTAAAAATGACAACACCATCAAGTACGAAGTAAAATTCCTCACCTGGATGGCTAAACACATTATCCTGTTTTTGCCCAGGGGACAGCGTCACAAGTAAAGGTTCAAGCTGTCTTCCACTAAATTCTCCAGCCAGTCTAATATACTCCGAGCTGGAGCCTTCAATTCTGAATGCCTTTTGTTCTTCAGCAGCTACTTTAAAGTTGGCATTAGTGAAACTTTCAAAAAAATGTGTAATGGGAACATTAAAGGCATCTGCAATTTTTTTGAGAGAGGTAATGGCTAATGATGTGCTGCCCCGCTCAACTTGCGAAAGAAAACTGACCGATAAGCCTGTTTTTTCACTCAACTCCTTAAGTGTTAGATCATGCTGTAATCTTAAACTTCTTACTTTCTCGTGGATTTCTTGCATAACCTTTCTCCTTACATTTGGTTTGTAGCTTAATCAAACGTTTGTTAAAATGCTCTCTTTGTGCTATTTCCACTGCTACTCATCCACTCTTCAGGAGTGAATTGATCCGGAGCTGCGCTAGCTTTAATTTTCATGCAAATGTAATAAACGATTCCAGCTGTCAGTAATGATTGAACTGCCGGCAAGCCAAAGGATTGAACATATTGGGTAAAATAACCAACCATCGTTCCAGCAATCACAGCTATAGTTGCCATGAAGTTCCAACCATTAATATCAGACCATTTTTGTTTTCTGATAAAAAAGAAATCTATGAACATCACCCCTGCAATAGCAGGATAGATTAAAGCTGTCATATATAAAAAGTCCATAAAATAATCCAAAATACCTGCTAAGGCAACCACTATTGCAATTAATGTTCCTACAAAAGTTAATAGTGCACGCCCCCTTCCAGAGTTAACATTTAACATACTCGACAGTGCTAATCCCATACTATAATTATTGACTAATTGACTAGTCCATGTTGCAAACCATAAGATTAGAAAACCCCAAACCGGGAATCCCAGATTGAGCATAACCTCAACTATATCAGCACTACCAACACCTACAGACATGATCGCACCTACATAAAACAGCGGAAAACCTACAGCTATTATTCCTAATGGGATCAAGATATTATCCTTTAATTTTGGTTTTGCATACCTGGTGTAGTCAGAAGCTATTACCCATTGGGAAACATTAACTCCAACAATTAAACTCACAGCAGCTAAAAATGTCATGGAAGGTTCGGGTGACCAGTTCCGTATAGTTTCCCAGCCAGTGTTGGTCAATGCATAAAATATGCCTGCTCCAATGAGCAATAAACCTGCGGGAACAGCAATATAATCAGTCCACTTCATAGATGCATAGCCAATAATTGATGGAATTGCAAACAATAACCCCACGACAATTGTAACAACAGCCCAAGAGAACCATTGATTATGATAATCAATACCTAGCATGGCCGAAATTGCATTGCCGGCAACAGCAGTTTGAACAGCCCACCATCCCAAAGAAACGATAAAAATTGTTAATCCAACGATAAACCGTGCCTGTAATGCTCCAAAACTAGTACGGGCTATTACGGATGATGAACGTCCTGTTTTAGCTCCTATATAACCTTGAGCAGTATTTCCAGCCCATTGAATAACAAACATCGCGACAAGCAGTACCCAAAATATTGTCGATATTCCAAAACTTCCAGCTAAAATTGCACCTGTCATTAGTACTGGGATAGTAAATTCCAAACCTCCAAAAATAACTGCAGGTGTCAGCCAGTGCTGACGATCTGATGCAGGTACGGCTGATAAAGCTGCATCTTTGGCCATCGTCTCCTGAAAAGCACTTTTTTCTTCCATATTTCAACCTCCTCACAAAACCATTTTAACAATTTTTATAATTCTAATTATAATGCAGTACTACTTAAATTATTTTTATAATATCATATTTTTTCACTAATACAATATGTTTGTTTGATTTTTTGTAAATATTTTAACTCAACTTTCGCAGAGAAAAACTTAAGAGTGGATATCAGCTGCAGCATCATATGCCGACTTGTACGTATATTATCCTAACTGAAAAAACCGCTGGCGAACTTCACCAACGGTTTAACCTTTAACAGCCCCTTCCATAATCCCTTTAATAAACTGTTTCTGCAGCAAGAGGAACAACACAACCACCGGAATAATCGTTAACAAGTTGGCCGCCAAAATTTGTGACCAGGGCAAGGCCACATTTTCCGAGGCCAATAATCCTAACCGCAGGGGCAACGTATACTTGGACTCACTTTGCAGCAACACCAGGGGCATGGTAAAGGAATTCCAGTTGTTAACAAACTCAATCAAAACCAGCGTCACCAAAGCAGGTTTAACCAGAGGGACAATAATTTGCAGGAAAATGCGAACATCACCACAGCCGTCCATCCGGGCCGCTTCAATCAATTCATCGGGTACATCATCCATATATTGTTTCATAAAGAAAATACCGAACACCGTCACACCAAACGGCAGAATCAAGCTGATCAGGGTGTCGTACATGCCCATTTTGGTAATGATGAAATACAGCGGCAACAAAAGTGCCGTGGGTGGAACCGTCATGGTGCCCACCAGCACCAGCAGGATCATGTTGCGCCCAATGATTCGCTTCTTGGACAAGGCATAAGCGGCCATCGTCGAGAAAATCACAATCAATATAGTGGTGGAGGTAGACACAATAATCGAATTCATAAAGGTCTGGGTGAAGTTTAAGCGGGACCATACCTCGACGAAGTTCGACCAGTGAAAATTCTCTGGCCAAAACGTAGGTGGAAAACGGGTAATTTCCGCATCACTTTTCACACTGGATACAAACAGCCAATACAGGGGGACAAGGAAGATCAAACTGACGAACCATAGAAACAGGACCAAGCCGTACTGACGCAGCTTGTTAATCACCACAGCCCACACCTCCTTAACCTAAGCGTTTATCAACGGCCCGTTTTTGCAACACCGTAATGATGATGACAACCACAAACAGGACATAAGACATAGCCGATGCCGGACCCATGCGGAAGTAGACAAAAGCTTCATTGAAAATCAGAAAAGGCACTGTCGTGGTTGAATCTCCCGGACCGCCGCCTGTCATAACATACACTTCCTGAAAGACATTAAGGGTGTCAATCATCAGTAAAACACTGACTACCAGGGTTATACGCCCCAGCAAAGGCCAGGTGATATACCAAAAGCGCTGGAAGGCATTGGCTCCGTCAATCTTGGCCGACTCATACAAGCTGTGAGAAATGTTTTGCAAACCGGCCAAATAGATGAGCATAAAGTAGCCCACCTTTTTCCAGGCACTCATAATGGCAATCACCGGCATGGCCAATAGGGAGTGCGCCAGCCAATTGGGACCGGTCAGGTCAAACTTCAAGAGCACCGCATTGATTAATCCCCTGTCTCCATTAAACAGGAACAGGAAGATTAAGCTGGCACTGACCACCGAAATAATATAGGGGATGAAAATCACCGTGCGAAAAAAATTAACCCCTTTCAGCTTCTGGTTTAAAAGCACAGCCAACAGGGCAGCACTGACCAAGGTGAGAGGAATATAAATAGTGCCGAAATAAAGGGTGTTTACCATCGCTTTAATAAACAAGGGGTTGTGGAAAATTTCTATGTACTGGTTCAGGCCTACAAACTGCCCCGGCATTTCAAACAATCCTGTATTACGCATTTCCATGGGACGCACTTCCCTGAAGCTGACCAGAAACGTCCAAATAATGGGGTAAAAAACAAACATTAGCAAAATCACTGCAGCCGGCAAAAAGAACAGATAGCCCTTGGTCTGCTCTTTCCAAAAAGACTTGCGCCTATTCTTCTGCAGCTGGGCCAGTCCTGCTTTTTTATTAGCCGCGTGATTCACATCAGCCATCCTGTTTCCCTCCTTTGAGCGGGAAGAGCACCCACCCATAGCGGGACAGGTGCTCCCCAGATTATTATTGAGAGGTGATCCGTTAGCGTCCTAAGATACGGTTTCCTTCCTGTTCAAGGGTTTCCAAAACCTCATCAACGCTCTTCTCCCCAATAACCAGCTGGTTGAGCAAACTGCGGTAGACCTCTTCTTCCACCTGCAGCCAGGACTCTACAGGCGTGGAGATGCTGGGATATTGCAAGCCTTCTATAAAGACCAGGAACTCAGGATGCTCCTGGAAGTAATCCATATCAGCCAAGTCTTTACGCATCGGCACGCGGAACGGATAATACTCTCCATCTTCACCCTTTTCACCCAGCATGATCATCTCCTGTGCTTCTTTAGAGACCAGGAAGCGAATCAACGCCAGCGCCGCTTCTTGCTTCACTTCATCGATACCCTCTGGAATAGAGAGCATATGCGGACCTATATCAGCAGCCCGTCCAGCCGGCCCTGCTGGCACCAGCGCTGTGCCCACTTCAAAGGGATGGCCCGCCTGCCAGATGTCTGTTACACCCCAGGGACCCTGGAACTGCATAGCCACCACCTGATTGCGGAAGTCAGCCATGACATCGCCCCCGTTTTTGTTGGGCGTGTCTGGAGGAGCGACTTCATCTGCCAGCTTTTTATAAAAAGCCAACGCCTCCCGTCCTTCCGGTGAATTAAGCGCTACCTCATAGCCATTGTCTGTTTCACGCACCAGTTCGGCACCTGCTTGATGGACAAACATGTTCACCATCCAGGTGATGTCATGATGCTGCTGTCCAACCAGGCCCAGTCCGTATTGGTCAATGCGGCCATCTCCATTAGTATCACGGGTTAACTGTTTGGCAATCTCATACAATTCATCCCAGGTATCCGGCGGGCCATCAATCCCTGCTTCTTCAAACAGTGTTTTGTTATAGACTAACTGAATGGTATGGCCCAACCAAGGGAAACCATACAGCCGGCCGTCAACAGAGCCTAGCTCCAGCAACGTCTCGTAGTAGTTGTCCTGCTCATCCGCCATGGCCTCTGTTAAATCTACAAAGGCCCCTTCCGTTCCAAGGCTTCTTACTGTGCGGTAAGGGATTTGCAATACTTCCGGTGCATCCCCGCTCAAAATCTGAGTTAACAGCCGCTGATTGTCATCTGTGCTGCTTAACAGTTCGACCTTAATATGTTCATGTTCCTTCTCAAATTCGTCGATGATACGTTGAATCGCCTCTCCACGTCCAGAATCAGTGGCCCACACAATCTGCATGCGCAAATGGACCTCTTCCATGGTTTGACCTGGGTCACCAGCATCATTGTCAGCAGCCGTTGTGTCATCGCTTTGACCGCAA
This Caldalkalibacillus uzonensis DNA region includes the following protein-coding sequences:
- a CDS encoding helix-turn-helix domain-containing protein translates to MQEIHEKVRSLRLQHDLTLKELSEKTGLSVSFLSQVERGSTSLAITSLKKIADAFNVPITHFFESFTNANFKVAAEEQKAFRIEGSSSEYIRLAGEFSGRQLEPLLVTLSPGQKQDNVFSHPGEEFYFVLDGVVIFNIDGKEYIVKAGESIHFPSNLPHFVLNPVNQSSSMLCVLTPVIF
- a CDS encoding carbohydrate ABC transporter permease, translating into MADVNHAANKKAGLAQLQKNRRKSFWKEQTKGYLFFLPAAVILLMFVFYPIIWTFLVSFREVRPMEMRNTGLFEMPGQFVGLNQYIEIFHNPLFIKAMVNTLYFGTIYIPLTLVSAALLAVLLNQKLKGVNFFRTVIFIPYIISVVSASLIFLFLFNGDRGLINAVLLKFDLTGPNWLAHSLLAMPVIAIMSAWKKVGYFMLIYLAGLQNISHSLYESAKIDGANAFQRFWYITWPLLGRITLVVSVLLMIDTLNVFQEVYVMTGGGPGDSTTTVPFLIFNEAFVYFRMGPASAMSYVLFVVVIIITVLQKRAVDKRLG
- a CDS encoding hydantoinase/oxoprolinase family protein, translating into MRVATDIGGTFTDLVYVDESGKVGVAKSHTTPPNFEQGVLDVIEKSQIPPHEIETFIHGTTVIINALTERKGVKTGLITTKGFRDVLEIGRGNRPDLFNVRYEKPKPFVPRYLRQEVEERLNYKGEVLVPLNRGQVKDIIDYFKKEEVEAIAVSYLHSYANPDHEQQTVEIIKELWPEVAVTASHEVTKEWREYERTSTTVLNSYVKPIASSYIDRLESKLAERKTAGNKYIMQSNAGTTTFEQSKQTPINMVESGPVAGIFGAAILGQMIGEKNIIAFDIGGTTAKCSLIDGGEVKVTTDYKIEKTDRTAGYPIKVPVVDIVEIGNGGGSIAWIDDAGSLKVGPQSSGALPGPVAYGRGGTKPTTTDANLITGRLSAKNFDNEVNLDAVKRAIDEQVAQHFGISVEEAALGIIRIANSNMLNALKLISVRKGYDPREFALVAFGGGGPMHAAILAKELGVKTVIVPVAASVFSAWGMLMTDLRHDYIKTYIRRLNDINLKELNDEFSALENQAVEQYATEGIEANKVVFSRFVDMRYLGQEHTVKVPVPNGALDENAISEVIQRFHQLHEQNYTFKLDGAPTEIVNLHLTAFGKVKKPELARLENVGGSPDAALKEVRPVLFEEHGWIDTNVYAREHLSAEVTIEGPAIVEEASASTVLYPGQTLTVDVYGNLIIKTGV
- a CDS encoding ABC transporter substrate-binding protein, giving the protein MRKRNWLWLVISLVTLLAVAGCGQSDDTTAADNDAGDPGQTMEEVHLRMQIVWATDSGRGEAIQRIIDEFEKEHEHIKVELLSSTDDNQRLLTQILSGDAPEVLQIPYRTVRSLGTEGAFVDLTEAMADEQDNYYETLLELGSVDGRLYGFPWLGHTIQLVYNKTLFEEAGIDGPPDTWDELYEIAKQLTRDTNGDGRIDQYGLGLVGQQHHDITWMVNMFVHQAGAELVRETDNGYEVALNSPEGREALAFYKKLADEVAPPDTPNKNGGDVMADFRNQVVAMQFQGPWGVTDIWQAGHPFEVGTALVPAGPAGRAADIGPHMLSIPEGIDEVKQEAALALIRFLVSKEAQEMIMLGEKGEDGEYYPFRVPMRKDLADMDYFQEHPEFLVFIEGLQYPSISTPVESWLQVEEEVYRSLLNQLVIGEKSVDEVLETLEQEGNRILGR
- a CDS encoding cytosine permease, whose protein sequence is MEEKSAFQETMAKDAALSAVPASDRQHWLTPAVIFGGLEFTIPVLMTGAILAGSFGISTIFWVLLVAMFVIQWAGNTAQGYIGAKTGRSSSVIARTSFGALQARFIVGLTIFIVSLGWWAVQTAVAGNAISAMLGIDYHNQWFSWAVVTIVVGLLFAIPSIIGYASMKWTDYIAVPAGLLLIGAGIFYALTNTGWETIRNWSPEPSMTFLAAVSLIVGVNVSQWVIASDYTRYAKPKLKDNILIPLGIIAVGFPLFYVGAIMSVGVGSADIVEVMLNLGFPVWGFLILWFATWTSQLVNNYSMGLALSSMLNVNSGRGRALLTFVGTLIAIVVALAGILDYFMDFLYMTALIYPAIAGVMFIDFFFIRKQKWSDINGWNFMATIAVIAGTMVGYFTQYVQSFGLPAVQSLLTAGIVYYICMKIKASAAPDQFTPEEWMSSSGNSTKRAF
- a CDS encoding carbohydrate ABC transporter permease → MINKLRQYGLVLFLWFVSLIFLVPLYWLFVSSVKSDAEITRFPPTFWPENFHWSNFVEVWSRLNFTQTFMNSIIVSTSTTILIVIFSTMAAYALSKKRIIGRNMILLVLVGTMTVPPTALLLPLYFIITKMGMYDTLISLILPFGVTVFGIFFMKQYMDDVPDELIEAARMDGCGDVRIFLQIIVPLVKPALVTLVLIEFVNNWNSFTMPLVLLQSESKYTLPLRLGLLASENVALPWSQILAANLLTIIPVVVLFLLLQKQFIKGIMEGAVKG